Genomic segment of Methanomassiliicoccales archaeon:
GTCGTTCTTGGCGGCGAGTATGAGCTCGTCGGCCAAACACAGTTCGATGGGCTTTGTTGTCTTGAACGATGCCTGGATCGCTCCCTTGGAGATGTTCCTCAGGGCAATGTCCAGACGCCTTGAAGGTGCAATATCGACGGCCTTCGGGACGGATATTCCTCCGAACTGAAGCCGGGTGATCTCTTCCCGCGGTGCGGCGTTCTCCAATGCCTCGACGAGCACTTGGACCGGGTTCTTCTTGGTCCTCTCGGCGATGACGTCGAATGCGTCCTTGGTCACACGGTAGGCCTTCATCTTCTTGCCCGTGTAGACCTCGGTCCTCATCATGTTGTTGAGCAGGCGCTCCACGATGTTGACCTTGGACTTTCCGAACCAGCGGTTCGCGTGCCTCGCGTCGCTGTGCGGCAAAGATATCGGGCTAAGGTTGATGTACTTGGCCAATCCGCCGTCCTTTACGACGACGTCGGCCATTGCGAACTTTCCGAACAACAGGATGTTGTTGAATTGAAGGGTAGTCTCTTCTGCCAAAGAATTCACCTCACTGGCTTCTCTTTCCTGCCCCTAACCAGTTCGTTTAGGGACACGTTGTTCACCTGGATGACCTTGAACCTGACACCAGGAATATCACCGTATGAACGACCCATTCTGCCGCCGATGCCCTCTACCAGGACCTCGTCGTGCTCGTCAATGAAATTGATGGCGCCGTCGCCTACAGCGAAAGCGGTGATCTGCCTGCCGTTCTTGATCAGCTGTACCTTGACGCACTTTCTGATCCCGGAGTTCGGCTGCTTGGCTTCGATACCGACCTTTTCAAGTACGATGCCCCTGGCCTGGGATGCCCCTTCCAACGGGTCAGACTTCTCCTTGAGCTTGAGCATTCTCTTCTTATAAGAGCTGTCACTCCATCGGAACTTCTGCCTGTCTGATGAGAGCTTCCTGGCAGTGTATAATCCTCGTGCCAATATATTCACCTTCATTATCTGAAGCAGACTCCCAATACCGCATGTCGTATTTAAGAGTATAGGGTTTGCGAATGTGCCCTCTGGCTCTCGAATTTTGACGTATGGATGGCGAACCGTCTGCGATTTATGTTGAGCGATGGAAAGTACAACTCACTTATATCCCTTCCTATCATTTGCAAATATGTCGTAAGTCAGATTTTGGTCCTTCCCGGCGGTATGAAAAACATTGTTCGGACCAAACGGCATAGATTTATGAATCCGGGGGGCATTATGATTTCCAGGGATGGGACATGGTAGAGAAAGCGTGCGACCGCGCTGACCAGCTTCAGCGAGCTCAGACAATAATTGAATATGGGCTAGCGGTGGTCATACCTTCGTTCTTTGCCCTTATGCTATTCTCATATGTCCTGATGCAGGAGCTTTTCAACCTATTCTTCGTCCTGTCGATCTTGTCGGCTGCGGTATTGGTGATACCTGCCAAAATGGTCAGCGACCTGCACTTCCGATGCTGGTCCAAACACGTCATGCCGAAAAAGCTGGTCAATGGGATGCTCGGCATGATCTACATATCCGAGGTCTCGGTCTTCGCCGCCTCGCTGTTATCAATATATAAGGGACTCAACCCGGAGCAACCGCTCACCTTCGCCATAATCGGAGGCCTGATGATGGTCCTGATAGTCGTTCTCGCGTTCAACGACCGCTACGGAAAGACCCTGGCCGAAATGGACAAACGCTGCCTCCGGTTGACCTCGGACAAGGCCCGGGACAAGGTCATCAGCGTGCTCGGGACCTCGGGGACGGCCTTCGAGGTCACCACCACCAAGAACGGGTTCCTGCTCTCCACTAAGACCGATGCGATGAACATTCACATCAAACCGTTGGGGTCTCAATCCTCTGAGATAATCCTGGAAAGACAGGCCGGGGCCTCTGACGCGCTGGTCGAGGCTGTAAAGGCCGGCATCGTTGCCTGATCAGGGATTGCCTTTAGATTCTCCTTTGACCATCGCGGCGGCGATCAGATGGGCCATCCGGATCGGCTCCGGTATCGCGCCTTGGATAGTGCTCCCCCGCAGAAGTTCCTCCATCTCCGCAGAAGAAGCGCCGGTGATGGAAGCGAATATCGGACCGTGGCCAGTCTGAACCGGGACCGGTCTGTGCCTTTCCACGATCTCCATCCTTCGCTGCCAATCCGGAAAATGTTTCTGCAGCGCCCCCCTCATGGAGTCTATGTCCGGCCGGTCCCTGGTGACCGTGCAGAACGGGATGCCGGTGTCCTTTGATAGGCGATCGATGTCCACCACATTGAAGCCGCCCAGCGAGGTCCCGTCGATCATGACCATTCTGATCTGCTCCCGGTACCTCGACCTCAGGATCAGGTCGGTGATTACCTGGTCCGCATCGTCCCCGTCGACCGTGACCTCCGAGACGATCACCCCCTCAACATAACCCGGCAGACGGACGACCACGCCGACGATGGGCACCTTGCCGTCCCTGAAAGAGAAAGGTGCGTCATCGATCCCCAGGACGCGCACCTGCCGTTTCATCACATCAGCCCTAGATGCCCGGTCACCTTGTCGATCAGGTTGTCCGGAGCGGGTCCGATGCCCAGACAGGTGGTGGTGTTGGGCGGCAGCTCGGTCATGCCCGCGTCGACGATCAGCGAGGTCACCAGTCCGGCGGCCTCGGCCGCCGTCTTGATCTCATGGAGCTCCTGAAGGCTGTTCACCTTGACCACCGCCTTTTTCTGGCCTTCGTTGTACCAGGCGTCAAAATACATGGGGCTGCGTTTCTTGGCGATCAGCGCACAGTTAACGGCGGCGTGTGCCACCTGTGCCGCCATCTTGCCCGGGGACAGCTTCAGGTCCTTGCGCACGACTATGATCATTTTGTAATTGAAAGATGCCATCTGGATTCGCTGTATGATTTGCCCCGAGGGTAAAAAGCTTTCCTCGGGTCAGAGATCGCCGAAGGTCATCGGGAATGATTTGTACAGCTCCCGTTCCTGCAACTTTCTCATCTTCACGACCAGGGCCTTCAGCTCCTCGTCTGTGTAATGGAAGCACACATCCGCAGTGCATATGGGACATTGGTAATGCTCACCCTCCCGACATGCGTTCACCGGCACCGTGATCTTGATACCGCACTTCGGACAATCCAACAGAAGGCTTTCCTCTACCTCGGGCATCGGAACGGTCGAGTGTGCTTTCCGGTATTTCAGCATTGCCACGCATTGTTCCGGTTTCGGGTATTCTAGGGTTCGGTAGTGAATATTAATATCCTGCTCACATTGGGATGAATAATGTTCGAGATCACAAAAAGGGACGGACTGGCCAGGATCGGTAAACTCGAGACCGCCCACGGTATCCTGGAAACGCCCGCCTTGCTTCCGGTCATCAATCCCCGGCTGATCACCGTCTCGCCCAGGGAACTGTACGACGTGTTCGGTTTCCAGGGACTCATCACCAACTCGTACATCATTAGGAACGATCCAGTACTGAAGGAGAAGGCGCTTGACGGTAAGCTCCACGATCTCCTTGACTTCCCCGGGGTCATCATGACCGACAGCGGGACCTTCCAATCCCATATGTACGGTGAGGTCGACCTAAAGAACAGCGACATCGTCAATTTCCAGAAGGACATCGGAACGGACATCGGAACGGTCCTGGACATCTTCACCGAGCCGGAATGGACCAAGGAACAGACCGCGGCCGCGGTGGATGTGACCCTGGAGAGGACAGAGGAGGCCGCCGGCCTGAAGGGGAGCATGATGCTCGCCGGAGTGGTCCAAGGCTCCGTCTATCCCGACCTCAGAGAGCACTGCGCCCGGGAGATGGCCTCGATGCCGGTCGATGTCCACCCGGTGGGCGGCGTGGTACCGCTCATGGAACAATACCGGTTCGCAGATCTGGTGGATGTCATCGTCGCATCGAAGAAGGGACTCAACCCTTCCCGGCCAGTGCACCTGTTCGGAGCGGGACATCCGATGGTGTTCTCGCTCGCTGTCCTGCTCGGATGTGACATGTTCGATTCCGCATCGTACGCCAAGTTCGCCCGTGACGACCGTCTCATGACGGTGGAGGGTACCATGCACCTGGCCGACATGAAGGTGAACGACTGTGACTGCCCGGCGTGCGTGGGAAAGACCATCGAGCAGATCAAGGCCATGAAGCCGTCCGAAAGGCTGATGACGCTGGCCAGGCACAACCTGTACACATCGCTCACCGAGATCGAAAGATGCCGGCGCGCCATCCTGGAAGGGGACATCTGGGAGCTGGCCGAAAGACGCTGCCGTTCCCACCCGGCCCTGCTGGACGGACTCCGCCGGCTGCACGAGCATACCGAATACCTGGAGAGGTTCGAGCCGCTTTCCCGGGACCGTGCCATGTTCTACACCGGGCCGGAATCGCTGAACCGCCCGGCGATGCTGCGCTACGAGAGACGCATCTTCTCCCGCTACCGACAACCGGGCAATGAGATAATGGTCGGTTTCGCCGACAACAGCAAGCCCTATGGCCGGCAGTACTCGAACGAGATCGCCAGGATCTCCGAGACCTCAGACGCCCACTTCATGGTGGTCACCCCGTTCGGCCCGGTGCCGATCGAGCTCGACGAGATGTATCCCATCGCCCAGTCTCTTTTCCCGAGCACGAACGACCGGGAGACCCAGGAGCGGATAAAGGAGCTGATGGAAAGGCAGTCCCACCGCCAGACATACAAGCTCTCGCTCATGTACGACGGCGAACCGACCCTGGAGATGCTTTCCGAGATCGCCCAAGGGAAGACGACGTTCGACATTGACGCTTACCGGATCCGGGCGGTCGCTGACTACCAGTTCGGTGAGGGGGCGGCCGATGCCCTGTTCTCGGGCAAGGTCGATCTGGTCAAATCCAAGAACACGGACAAGATCCGCAACGTCATCGTCGATGGCGAGCACATCCTGTCGATGAGGGCGGAGGACGGGTTCTTCACCATGAGGCCAGGGGCAGGAAGGAGGCTTTTGAAGGCCTTCCCTTCGCCACGGCTCCGGGTGATGGTCCGGGATGATGCCATACCGTTCGTCAGGGAAGGCAAGAACGCTTTCTGCGGTTTCGTGACCGACGCCGACCCAGATATCCGCCCGATGGACGAGGTGATCGTCGTCGACCAGAACGACAGGATGCTGGCGATCGGAAGGGCGGTGCTCGTTCCGGATGAGATGAGGGCCATGTCCAAGGGCATTGCGGTGAAGGTGCGCGAAGGCGTGAAGGATTAGGTCATCACTTATTTCCAGCGCAGGTCATCTCCTCGGCCACCCTGATGCAGGCGAGCAGGTCCTCCAGGGTATGCAGCATGGACGGCATCGATCTCGCCTCGCAGACCAGACGCAGGGTCTTCCCGGAAATGGTGGCTTTGGCGTAGGGACCGTTATCCAGCTCGATCGCTTTCAGTATCGCTTTGGCCTGAGCCTCGCTCTCCAGGTCCATCTCGATCTCGCATTCAACGGACACGGGAGGTGATTGTGTGTTCGGGGTAATAAGCGGTTCGGATCGGTCTGGAATCGGTCTTGGACGCGTGCAGATGTAATGCTTATCTATGTTGGGGTCGACTATGTGCCATCAGAGCTTGAGGTGCACACATGGATGTTGTGAAAGCTATCGAGGAACGGCACAGCGTCAGAGGCTTCACGGCCGAGGACGTACCAAATGACATCATCGACGAGACGCTCCGGTTGGCCAACCTGGCACCCTCCGCAGGCAATCTGCAGGCCAGGGACTTCATCATCGTCAGGGATGGCGAGATGAAGAAGAAACTGTCCAAGGCCTCGTTCGGACAGCGGTTCGTGGAGGAAGCTCCGGTCGTCATCGTGGTCTGCACCAACATGAACCGCATCAAGAACTACGGTGAAAGAGGGGAGAGCCTGTACACCATCCAGGACACCGCCGCCTCCGTAATGAACATGATGCTATACCTGGTCAGCCAAGGATACGGCACATGCTGGGTGGGCGCCTTCGACGAAAAGGAGGTGGGGCGGCTGATGCAGCTGCCGGAATGCGCCAGGGCGGTGGCCATGGTCCCCATCGGCAGGCCCAAGGATTCCGGCCGGACCTCTCCGAGGATGGAGCAGGACACCATCGTGCACAGGGAGAAATGGTGAAGGAGACTTCTTCATGCCGAAGGTCCATAGGGTCCCATGGTCCAGATGATCGAAGGTTTCGAGCATGTAGCGCTGGAGGTCCAGAACGCCGAGAGATCGCTCAGGTTCTACACCGATGTCTTCGGCGCGGTGGAGACGAACCACTGGGAATCCAAAGTGCCGGGCATCCAGCGAATTGTTTTCCTCGATCTCGGAGGGGTGGTCATCGAGCTCATCGAGAGGGGCGGGGCCAAGGAACAGTTCCATGACCGCGGTGACGCCGGGATCAAGCACCTTTGCCTGAGGGTCAGGAACCTGGCCGCGGTGATGGCGATGGTGGAGAGGCTGGGCGCCAAGGTGGTCTCGGGGATCATGACCATCGACCGTTCCAAATACGAGCCCGTCCTGACCGACGGATCCATGGACCTGGACAGGGGATTCAAAAGGGCGGTAGTATCTGACCCTGACGGCATCCAAATAGAATTGATGGAGAAATGAGTGGTAGCCCCGTCCAGATTCGAACTGGAGTCGCTGGCTCCAAAGGCCGGCATGATTGACCGCTACACTACGGGGCTGTTCTGACCGCGATATTCGTTCCGCCTATATCTAGCTTAGTCGTCAGATCACGCGGGTCATATGCTGGCGGTTGGTGACGTGGCCACATGGTGATCGTCGAAAAATGAAGGTCGCCGGCAGGCCTTGCGCATTTGGCCGGCCGGTCGTTTTGGATGTGTAAAAAGGTTTAGCTCGCCTCGTCGTCTGCCGGCTCCTCGTCGTGGGCCTTCGCCGCGACCGCGATCGGGACCACCTCGATCTTCTTGTACAGCTCCTCCGGGCCGACCGCGGCTCCGCCCTTCACCAGAAGGTCGTTCTCGATTGAGATGCCGAACAGGTTCTCGTTCTCCTTCAGGTAGGGCAGGAGCAGTTCCCAATCCTTGTCGGAGAGCTTCGAGATGCGCCCGCCGTTGAGCTGGTCCGCGGTGACCTTGTTGCCAGGGTCGCGCACGTAGATCGCACCGCCGGACGCTAGGGAGAACAGGTTGCCTCCCGGGTATGGCTCTGCCAGATCGAACGCCTTGCCGTCCGCGTCGAATCCCAGTCCGTTCAGGACCACGAACCCTCCGCCGTTCAGCGGGTCGCCCGCCATGATCGACTCGGCCAGGTAGTCCAGGCATGTACCGTTGATGACCACCCGCGGCTTTCCCACGGCGTTGATCAACGGCCTTCCGGCGGCATTGCCGCGGATGTAGACATTGCCTCCCTTGGCCCCGTACATGAAGGTCTGTCCCACGTCCCCGTGGATGACGAACTTGCCCGAGGCCAGGATCTGTCCCAGCTGGTCCTGGCCGTTGCCATGGATGGTCACCTCGGCCCCGTCCAGACCGGATGCCAGGTAATCTCCGGAGCTTCCGTAGACGTCCAATGATATCCCAGCCGTGCGTGGCCCGAGGCCGCAGCCGAAGAACCTCTGTCCGGTCGTGCCGAACGTGATCATCTTCTTCCAGCCAAGTTCGGCGGCGCGGCATATGACGTGCGAAACGCCTTGCTCCCCTTCCATCGGGAATCCGGTGCAGTCAATGGCCAGCGCCCTCTGGCCGTTCGGGGCCACCAGCGATCGGT
This window contains:
- a CDS encoding 30S ribosomal protein S7 translates to MNSLAEETTLQFNNILLFGKFAMADVVVKDGGLAKYINLSPISLPHSDARHANRWFGKSKVNIVERLLNNMMRTEVYTGKKMKAYRVTKDAFDVIAERTKKNPVQVLVEALENAAPREEITRLQFGGISVPKAVDIAPSRRLDIALRNISKGAIQASFKTTKPIELCLADELILAAKNDMNSFSVAKKEEVERVAQSAR
- a CDS encoding 30S ribosomal protein S12, whose protein sequence is MARGLYTARKLSSDRQKFRWSDSSYKKRMLKLKEKSDPLEGASQARGIVLEKVGIEAKQPNSGIRKCVKVQLIKNGRQITAFAVGDGAINFIDEHDEVLVEGIGGRMGRSYGDIPGVRFKVIQVNNVSLNELVRGRKEKPVR
- a CDS encoding DUF99 family protein → MKRQVRVLGIDDAPFSFRDGKVPIVGVVVRLPGYVEGVIVSEVTVDGDDADQVITDLILRSRYREQIRMVMIDGTSLGGFNVVDIDRLSKDTGIPFCTVTRDRPDIDSMRGALQKHFPDWQRRMEIVERHRPVPVQTGHGPIFASITGASSAEMEELLRGSTIQGAIPEPIRMAHLIAAAMVKGESKGNP
- the pth2 gene encoding peptidyl-tRNA hydrolase Pth2; translated protein: MASFNYKMIIVVRKDLKLSPGKMAAQVAHAAVNCALIAKKRSPMYFDAWYNEGQKKAVVKVNSLQELHEIKTAAEAAGLVTSLIVDAGMTELPPNTTTCLGIGPAPDNLIDKVTGHLGLM
- the tgtA gene encoding tRNA guanosine(15) transglycosylase TgtA, whose translation is MFEITKRDGLARIGKLETAHGILETPALLPVINPRLITVSPRELYDVFGFQGLITNSYIIRNDPVLKEKALDGKLHDLLDFPGVIMTDSGTFQSHMYGEVDLKNSDIVNFQKDIGTDIGTVLDIFTEPEWTKEQTAAAVDVTLERTEEAAGLKGSMMLAGVVQGSVYPDLREHCAREMASMPVDVHPVGGVVPLMEQYRFADLVDVIVASKKGLNPSRPVHLFGAGHPMVFSLAVLLGCDMFDSASYAKFARDDRLMTVEGTMHLADMKVNDCDCPACVGKTIEQIKAMKPSERLMTLARHNLYTSLTEIERCRRAILEGDIWELAERRCRSHPALLDGLRRLHEHTEYLERFEPLSRDRAMFYTGPESLNRPAMLRYERRIFSRYRQPGNEIMVGFADNSKPYGRQYSNEIARISETSDAHFMVVTPFGPVPIELDEMYPIAQSLFPSTNDRETQERIKELMERQSHRQTYKLSLMYDGEPTLEMLSEIAQGKTTFDIDAYRIRAVADYQFGEGAADALFSGKVDLVKSKNTDKIRNVIVDGEHILSMRAEDGFFTMRPGAGRRLLKAFPSPRLRVMVRDDAIPFVREGKNAFCGFVTDADPDIRPMDEVIVVDQNDRMLAIGRAVLVPDEMRAMSKGIAVKVREGVKD
- a CDS encoding KEOPS complex subunit Pcc1 — translated: MSVECEIEMDLESEAQAKAILKAIELDNGPYAKATISGKTLRLVCEARSMPSMLHTLEDLLACIRVAEEMTCAGNK
- a CDS encoding nitroreductase family protein, which produces MDVVKAIEERHSVRGFTAEDVPNDIIDETLRLANLAPSAGNLQARDFIIVRDGEMKKKLSKASFGQRFVEEAPVVIVVCTNMNRIKNYGERGESLYTIQDTAASVMNMMLYLVSQGYGTCWVGAFDEKEVGRLMQLPECARAVAMVPIGRPKDSGRTSPRMEQDTIVHREKW
- a CDS encoding VOC family protein, which encodes MVQMIEGFEHVALEVQNAERSLRFYTDVFGAVETNHWESKVPGIQRIVFLDLGGVVIELIERGGAKEQFHDRGDAGIKHLCLRVRNLAAVMAMVERLGAKVVSGIMTIDRSKYEPVLTDGSMDLDRGFKRAVVSDPDGIQIELMEK